The proteins below are encoded in one region of Aquisphaera giovannonii:
- a CDS encoding M56 family metallopeptidase, with protein MLYWFAETTLVAGLLAAAAALAGRLRALDAPARHLLWVLVLVKLVTPPLVRSPWAVALPPALVGAGRPVASDATVAPAATASPPGRDAMGAPGATPAASARPVSLSTVDPPGRPIAREPAAAVLRELVVEEGLRAFRRGGAGPKAEAEAEPAAPAAWLPAAARWLMLGWAAGAAALAAVQGRRILAFRGRLREAVPAPGWLVEEAERVGESLRVRPPEVLAAAGLGTPLLWCLGRPKLLVPAHLIKSLDAGSWPGILAHELAHLRRGDHWVARLELAAGLLWWWNPLYWVARRRIDAEAELACDAWVVSALPRDRHAYAEVLLQICSEMSLQRPSLAPAPALGVAGSGRFLERRLLMVLNAHRDDPSACRITPLPLAAACLLGLLALPSWSLAKPVEPAAALAAQPPDAAAAAVEEDEPSDEDASIAFADDDDDDDDKDKEKHKPKAQARPEKHEKQEKHEAKEEDDDDKDDEAEAFAAEVEKTVEEALGPDFEKDMEAWGEKLGKEMEERFGDGSEFQKKMEAFGKEMEKKFGEGSEFQKKMEAFGKEMEKKFGEGSEFEKKMEAFGKKMEQKFGPGSEFEKKMKEKAEAAEQKARAKADDAHGKAKAAHDKLLAEKVAREKELAERAKQRADRDRERADREKEKADRERDRADAARHKAEADAKHKAEADAKHPADGRPNRERRIKDLESKVESLLKEIKSLKDED; from the coding sequence ATGCTCTACTGGTTCGCGGAGACGACGCTCGTGGCCGGCCTGCTCGCCGCCGCCGCGGCCCTCGCCGGCCGGCTGCGGGCCCTGGACGCCCCGGCGCGGCACCTGCTCTGGGTCCTCGTGCTCGTCAAGCTCGTGACGCCGCCGCTGGTCCGGTCGCCCTGGGCCGTGGCCCTGCCCCCGGCCCTGGTCGGGGCCGGCCGGCCCGTCGCCTCGGATGCGACCGTGGCCCCGGCCGCGACGGCGAGCCCGCCGGGCCGCGATGCGATGGGGGCCCCCGGGGCCACGCCGGCGGCCTCGGCGCGGCCGGTCTCGCTCTCGACCGTCGATCCGCCCGGCCGGCCGATCGCGCGGGAGCCGGCCGCGGCGGTCCTCCGCGAGCTCGTCGTCGAGGAGGGCCTGAGGGCCTTCCGCCGCGGCGGGGCGGGCCCGAAGGCCGAGGCCGAGGCCGAGCCCGCCGCCCCCGCCGCATGGCTCCCCGCGGCGGCCCGCTGGCTGATGCTGGGCTGGGCCGCGGGCGCGGCGGCGCTGGCGGCGGTCCAGGGCCGTCGGATCCTGGCCTTCCGCGGGCGGCTCCGCGAGGCGGTCCCCGCGCCGGGGTGGCTCGTCGAGGAGGCCGAGCGCGTGGGCGAATCCCTGCGGGTCCGCCCGCCGGAGGTCCTCGCCGCGGCGGGGCTCGGCACCCCCCTGCTCTGGTGCCTGGGCCGGCCGAAGCTCCTGGTGCCCGCCCACCTGATCAAGTCGCTCGACGCGGGCTCATGGCCGGGCATCCTCGCCCACGAGCTGGCCCACCTCCGGCGCGGGGACCACTGGGTCGCCCGGCTCGAGCTGGCCGCCGGGCTGCTCTGGTGGTGGAACCCGCTCTACTGGGTCGCCCGCCGCCGGATCGACGCCGAGGCCGAGCTCGCCTGCGACGCCTGGGTCGTCTCCGCCCTGCCCCGCGACCGCCACGCCTACGCCGAGGTCCTGCTCCAGATCTGTTCCGAGATGTCCCTTCAACGGCCGAGCCTCGCGCCCGCCCCCGCCCTGGGCGTCGCCGGCTCCGGCCGATTCCTCGAGAGGAGGTTGCTCATGGTCCTGAACGCCCATCGCGACGATCCGTCCGCCTGCCGCATCACCCCCCTGCCGCTGGCCGCGGCCTGCCTGCTGGGCCTGCTCGCCCTGCCCTCGTGGTCGCTGGCGAAGCCGGTCGAGCCGGCCGCCGCCCTCGCCGCCCAGCCGCCCGACGCGGCGGCCGCCGCCGTCGAGGAGGACGAGCCGTCCGACGAGGACGCCTCCATCGCCTTCGCGGACGACGACGATGACGACGACGACAAGGACAAGGAGAAGCACAAGCCGAAGGCCCAGGCCCGCCCCGAGAAGCACGAGAAGCAGGAGAAGCACGAGGCGAAGGAGGAGGACGACGACGACAAGGACGACGAGGCCGAGGCCTTCGCCGCCGAGGTCGAGAAGACGGTGGAGGAGGCGCTCGGGCCGGACTTCGAGAAGGACATGGAGGCCTGGGGCGAGAAGTTAGGCAAGGAGATGGAGGAGAGGTTCGGCGACGGCTCCGAGTTCCAGAAGAAGATGGAAGCCTTCGGGAAGGAGATGGAGAAGAAGTTCGGCGAGGGCTCCGAGTTCCAGAAGAAGATGGAAGCGTTCGGCAAGGAGATGGAGAAGAAGTTCGGCGAGGGCTCCGAATTCGAGAAGAAGATGGAGGCCTTCGGCAAGAAGATGGAGCAGAAGTTCGGCCCGGGCTCCGAGTTCGAGAAGAAGATGAAGGAGAAGGCCGAGGCGGCCGAGCAGAAGGCCAGGGCCAAGGCGGACGACGCCCACGGCAAGGCGAAGGCCGCCCACGACAAGCTGCTCGCCGAGAAGGTGGCTCGCGAGAAGGAGCTGGCCGAGAGGGCCAAGCAGCGAGCCGACCGGGACAGGGAGCGGGCCGACCGCGAGAAGGAGAAGGCCGATCGGGAGAGGGATCGGGCCGACGCCGCCCGGCACAAGGCCGAGGCCGACGCCAAGCACAAGGCCGAGGCGGACGCGAAGCACCCGGCCGATGGGCGGCCGAATCGCGAGCGCCGCATCAAGGACCTCGAGAGCAAGGTCGAGTCGCTCCTCAAGGAGATCAAGTCCCTGAAGGACGAGGACTGA
- a CDS encoding protein kinase domain-containing protein, with product MGQERDLLFGVLAFQKGLIDADQLAATCAMDGAGLGTVADRLVGRECLTVEQRADLEREVDREVETCGGDPAATLAQSLDGRSLAVLGDVPGLAATLAAGATACHVPAAAGVAEGGRADANGNPYPMRYGSLGTQEEPESRDRYARSSLYAKGGMGQVWLAHDPSLGREIALKELRPDQSDNASVTSRFLAEARVTAQLEHPGIVPVYELGGGEVPYYTMRFIKGGTLSQATREYHKARAAGKADPLGLVKLLGAFVGVCHAIAYAHSRGFIHRDLKGQNVVLGDFGEVIVLDWGLAKKVGPDPLAAAPGRPEAAAPDEAPVVLPKPGTPTLADGPRNGHAGPNGQDHALTAAMLGDLTLPPDGDATHPPDGTVLQSGPGFHVLPGPVDVTQCGQILGTPAYMAPEQAEGRHEKTGRWTDVYGLGAILYEVLTGQPPFHAKTTSELLRKVRLDPPPPPRKIHAGVPPALEAVCLKAMAKDPAGRYGSATELAQEVQRYIADEPVDAYDEPWTRRAARWARKHRTAVAGAAGLLLTGTVALGISTVLIARERTEVVAKEKVARTAVNDMYVGFASNWLEDRLDPAQQETMEKALAFYENLTGQAAKDPAVRLEHGQAYQKMGEIHRKLGRFPEAEASFRKSLALLEPLAAAKDAGPDARRALAATRTRLGDLLFRDNRADEADTLFREAEGGMAPAVAAADPPADDRWTLARTLRSRGLLLRRKGDAKAARPALEKACSLLEQVAAALPKNPEARYDLAQASDYLGRVAYDLGDMAAYEKACRRAYTLLDELIAAAPTVPRYREAMSHACNDLGQVARAAGKPEECEVSWRRQLKEAERLAQDYPDRPEYRRLLAGGCSNLGGILAEQERFDEAGPILRRGIAENAALRKAFPDDREVSFDLGTCEYNLGYLQYHTGHPEEALATLDRARALEQALADREPATPRYPRLLAMISRCTGEALDALGRPGAEEAYRRSVGILEKLTAAHPDVIHFQIEYAQCLNRLADKQALARRNDDAEASFAKALAALDSAEAGGRGRAAGVALAARLEKAMTLSNRSVFRDDAGLPGAEASLRESIGIADKLAAEAPSPPHRQFLAIARNNLGEQLLKAGKPAEALDELKAAAGGLSALVAASPSSIKNRFYLGHVLDQQGQALARAGKPDEARRSLAEAVAQHKEVVKRTEGKLPEYRGELAASLGRLADASLAAGDYPAAIAAAADLARASAEPARGHLDAARLLARAAIQIQADGKLDAARKDELGRDCLGRTVVQLREALDLDPKLATSVESDPAIKDLLARPAFRTMFDSMIKIGLVR from the coding sequence ATGGGTCAAGAGCGCGATCTGCTGTTCGGCGTGCTGGCGTTCCAGAAGGGGCTGATCGACGCGGACCAGCTCGCGGCGACCTGCGCGATGGACGGCGCCGGGCTCGGGACGGTGGCGGACCGGCTGGTGGGCCGGGAATGCCTGACGGTGGAGCAGCGGGCGGACCTGGAGCGCGAGGTGGACCGCGAGGTGGAGACCTGCGGCGGCGACCCGGCGGCGACCCTGGCCCAGTCGCTCGACGGCCGCAGCCTGGCGGTGCTCGGCGACGTGCCGGGCCTCGCGGCGACCCTGGCGGCCGGCGCCACGGCGTGCCACGTCCCGGCCGCGGCCGGCGTCGCGGAGGGCGGCCGTGCGGACGCCAACGGGAACCCGTATCCGATGCGCTACGGCTCGCTCGGCACGCAGGAGGAGCCGGAGAGCCGCGACCGGTACGCGCGGAGCAGCCTGTACGCCAAGGGGGGCATGGGCCAGGTCTGGCTGGCCCACGACCCGTCGCTGGGCCGCGAGATCGCGCTGAAGGAGTTGCGGCCCGACCAGTCGGACAACGCGTCGGTCACGTCGCGGTTCCTGGCCGAGGCCCGGGTCACCGCGCAGCTCGAGCACCCGGGGATCGTCCCGGTCTACGAGCTCGGCGGCGGCGAGGTCCCCTACTACACGATGCGGTTCATCAAGGGGGGCACGCTCAGCCAGGCCACCCGCGAGTACCACAAGGCCCGGGCCGCCGGCAAGGCCGACCCGCTGGGCCTGGTCAAGCTGCTGGGCGCGTTCGTGGGCGTCTGCCACGCCATCGCCTACGCGCACTCCCGCGGGTTCATCCACCGCGACCTGAAGGGCCAGAACGTCGTCCTCGGGGACTTCGGCGAGGTGATCGTCCTGGACTGGGGGCTCGCCAAGAAGGTCGGCCCCGACCCGCTGGCGGCGGCCCCGGGCCGGCCCGAGGCCGCGGCGCCCGACGAGGCCCCGGTCGTGCTCCCGAAGCCCGGGACGCCGACCCTGGCCGACGGGCCGCGCAACGGCCACGCCGGCCCCAACGGCCAGGACCACGCCCTGACCGCGGCCATGCTGGGCGACCTCACGCTGCCCCCGGACGGGGACGCGACCCATCCCCCGGACGGCACGGTCTTGCAGTCCGGGCCGGGCTTCCACGTCCTGCCCGGCCCGGTGGACGTCACCCAGTGCGGGCAGATCCTCGGCACGCCCGCCTACATGGCCCCGGAGCAGGCCGAGGGACGGCACGAGAAGACGGGCCGCTGGACCGACGTCTACGGCCTGGGGGCCATCCTCTACGAGGTCCTCACCGGCCAGCCCCCCTTCCACGCCAAGACGACGAGCGAGCTGCTCCGCAAGGTCCGCCTGGACCCGCCGCCCCCGCCCCGCAAGATCCACGCGGGCGTGCCGCCGGCGCTGGAGGCCGTCTGCCTGAAGGCCATGGCCAAGGACCCGGCCGGCCGCTACGGATCGGCCACGGAGCTCGCCCAGGAGGTCCAGCGCTACATCGCCGACGAGCCGGTCGACGCGTACGACGAGCCGTGGACCCGCCGCGCCGCCCGCTGGGCCCGCAAGCACCGCACGGCCGTCGCCGGCGCCGCGGGGCTGCTGCTGACCGGGACCGTCGCCCTGGGCATCAGCACGGTGCTCATCGCCCGCGAGCGGACCGAGGTCGTCGCCAAGGAGAAGGTCGCCCGCACCGCGGTCAACGACATGTACGTCGGCTTCGCCAGCAACTGGCTGGAGGACCGCCTGGACCCGGCCCAGCAGGAGACGATGGAGAAGGCCCTGGCCTTCTACGAGAACCTCACCGGCCAGGCCGCGAAGGACCCGGCGGTCCGCCTGGAGCACGGCCAGGCCTACCAGAAGATGGGGGAGATCCACCGCAAGCTCGGCCGCTTCCCCGAGGCCGAGGCCAGCTTCCGGAAGTCGCTCGCGCTCCTGGAGCCGCTGGCCGCCGCGAAGGACGCCGGCCCGGACGCCCGCCGCGCCCTGGCCGCCACGCGGACCCGCCTGGGCGACCTCCTCTTCCGCGACAACCGGGCGGACGAGGCCGACACCCTCTTCCGCGAGGCCGAGGGGGGGATGGCCCCGGCCGTCGCCGCCGCGGACCCGCCCGCCGACGACCGCTGGACGCTCGCCCGGACGCTCCGCAGCCGGGGGTTGCTGCTCCGCCGCAAGGGGGACGCGAAGGCCGCCCGCCCGGCGCTGGAAAAGGCCTGCTCGCTCCTGGAGCAGGTTGCCGCCGCGCTGCCGAAGAATCCGGAGGCCCGCTACGACCTGGCGCAGGCGAGCGACTACCTGGGCCGCGTCGCCTATGACCTCGGCGACATGGCCGCCTACGAGAAGGCCTGCCGCCGGGCCTACACGCTGCTCGACGAGCTGATCGCCGCCGCGCCCACGGTGCCACGCTACCGCGAGGCGATGTCGCACGCGTGCAACGACCTCGGCCAGGTGGCGCGCGCGGCCGGCAAGCCGGAGGAGTGCGAGGTCTCGTGGCGGCGGCAGCTCAAGGAGGCGGAGCGGCTGGCCCAGGACTACCCCGATCGGCCCGAGTACCGGCGGCTCCTCGCCGGCGGCTGCTCCAACCTCGGCGGCATCCTCGCCGAGCAGGAGCGGTTCGACGAGGCCGGGCCGATCCTCCGCCGCGGCATCGCCGAGAACGCCGCGCTGCGGAAGGCGTTCCCCGACGACCGCGAGGTGAGCTTCGACCTGGGGACCTGCGAGTACAACCTCGGCTACCTCCAGTACCACACCGGCCACCCCGAGGAGGCCCTGGCCACGCTGGACCGCGCCCGCGCCCTCGAGCAGGCCCTGGCCGACCGGGAGCCGGCGACCCCGCGCTATCCCCGCCTGCTGGCCATGATCTCCCGCTGCACGGGCGAGGCCCTGGACGCCCTGGGCCGCCCCGGCGCGGAGGAGGCCTACCGGCGCTCCGTGGGCATCCTGGAGAAGCTCACCGCGGCGCATCCGGACGTGATCCACTTCCAGATCGAGTACGCCCAGTGCCTCAACCGCCTGGCGGACAAGCAGGCGTTGGCGAGGCGCAACGACGACGCGGAGGCCTCCTTCGCGAAGGCCCTCGCGGCGCTGGACTCCGCCGAGGCCGGCGGCCGCGGGCGGGCGGCGGGCGTCGCCCTGGCCGCGAGGCTCGAGAAGGCGATGACGCTGAGCAACCGCTCGGTCTTCCGCGACGACGCCGGCCTGCCCGGCGCGGAGGCGTCGCTCCGCGAGTCGATCGGGATCGCCGACAAGCTCGCGGCCGAGGCCCCCTCGCCCCCGCATCGGCAGTTCCTGGCGATCGCCCGCAACAACCTCGGCGAGCAGCTCCTGAAGGCCGGCAAGCCCGCCGAGGCCCTGGACGAGCTGAAGGCCGCGGCCGGCGGCCTCTCCGCGCTCGTCGCCGCGTCGCCGTCCTCGATCAAGAACCGCTTCTACCTGGGCCATGTCCTGGACCAGCAGGGCCAGGCCCTGGCCAGGGCCGGCAAGCCGGACGAAGCCCGGCGCTCGCTCGCGGAGGCGGTCGCCCAGCACAAGGAAGTCGTGAAGCGGACCGAGGGCAAGCTCCCCGAGTATCGAGGCGAGCTCGCCGCGTCGCTGGGCCGCCTGGCCGACGCCTCGCTCGCCGCGGGCGACTACCCCGCCGCCATCGCCGCCGCCGCGGACCTCGCGAGGGCCTCCGCCGAGCCCGCCCGCGGCCACCTCGACGCCGCCCGCCTGCTGGCGAGGGCCGCCATCCAGATCCAGGCCGACGGCAAGCTCGACGCCGCCCGCAAGGACGAGCTCGGCCGCGACTGCCTGGGCCGCACCGTCGTCCAGCTCCGCGAGGCCCTCGACCTGGATCCGAAGCTCGCGACCTCCGTCGAATCCGACCCCGCGATCAAGGACCTCCTCGCCCGCCCGGCCTTCCGGACCATGTTCGACAGCATGATCAAGATCGGCCTGGTCCGCTGA
- a CDS encoding BlaI/MecI/CopY family transcriptional regulator, with translation MGNQPGLSDAERDVLRVLWDGGPGTVREVRERLGGRGRAWAYTTVATLLQRLHAKGYAVPDATAVPHVYRAGVSREELLDRRLKDAAEELCDGRAAPLVLALVQGNKFSPEELARLRRMLAEAAERESEKKGRDGGKAPSA, from the coding sequence ATGGGGAATCAGCCGGGGCTGAGCGACGCGGAGCGTGATGTCCTTCGGGTGCTCTGGGACGGCGGGCCGGGGACGGTCCGGGAGGTCCGGGAGCGGCTCGGGGGGCGTGGGCGGGCGTGGGCGTACACGACGGTGGCGACCCTGCTGCAGCGGCTCCACGCGAAGGGGTATGCGGTCCCGGACGCGACCGCCGTGCCGCACGTGTACCGGGCGGGCGTGAGCCGCGAGGAGCTGCTGGACCGCCGCCTCAAGGACGCGGCGGAGGAGCTCTGCGACGGCCGCGCGGCGCCCCTGGTGCTGGCCCTCGTCCAGGGCAACAAGTTCTCGCCCGAGGAGCTGGCGAGGCTCCGCCGCATGCTGGCCGAGGCGGCCGAGCGGGAGAGCGAGAAGAAGGGCCGCGACGGCGGCAAGGCCCCCTCGGCCTGA